A genome region from Salvia splendens isolate huo1 chromosome 19, SspV2, whole genome shotgun sequence includes the following:
- the LOC121778689 gene encoding ankyrin repeat-containing protein ITN1-like, with the protein MIGEAVYDAASEEDVTKFKQLLHQDPYLVERVSYPCLRNLLHVATLRGQVAIVEEVLKISPGLARFSDSQKSSPLHIAVEEGNLEIARRLLSVAPEMCWWRDGQGLNPVHVAAMKGHVEILEKLLEEDPSPVMERVHRGQTVLHLCVKHRQLRALKFLVDKLGDLVCAKDDDGETLLHWAARTKQVEMVKYLVESNKVEKESKNSMGRTAVGILKERHDDSEGIISIISPPKAMSWHKTNPKLLEYLSKKREQTMVVMTLIATMAFQAAVSPPGGVWQEDTSSHRAGEAVIATTHPKIYKHLVRANTTAFVSSLITIFLVAVPFPIGLGALFVFTTYVMWVSMAAIAVSYGGSVLVSAPNTQTRSLTGIVNVVLAVSLGFFGIKLVRNIVMMCCRRLFGSRFVDDDLTYLRVRVFQTLNSILCGLLTPDP; encoded by the exons ATGATTGGTGAAGCAGTTTATGATGCTGCATCCGAAGAAGACGTAACAAAATTCAAACAACTGCTTCATCAAGATCCATATCTTGTTGAAAGAGTTTCGTATCCATGTTTGAGAAATCTTCTACACGTAGCAACGCTACGGGGCCAAGTGGCAATCGTCGAAGAGGTGCTCAAGATCAGTCCGGGGCTAGCCCGGTTTTCCGACTCCCAAAAATCTTCTCCTCTCCACATTGCAGTGGAAGAAGGGAATCTTGAAATCGCGAGAAGATTGTTATCAGTAGCCCCAGAGATGTGCTGGTGGCGAGACGGGCAAGGCCTGAACCCGGTTCACGTTGCAGCCATGAAAGGGCATGTTGAGATATTGGAAAAGCTGCTTGAAGAGGATCCTTCGCCGGTTATGGAAAGAGTGCACCGCGGTCAAACGGTGCTGCATTTGTGCGTGAAACATCGTCAGCTTAg GGCATTGAAGTTTTTGGTGGACAAGTTGGGTGACCTTGTGTGTGCCAAAGATGATGATGGAGAGACCCTCTTGCATTGGGCTGCTAGGACCAAACAAGTTGAG ATGGTAAAATACTTGGTGGAGAGCAATAAAGTAGAGAAGGAATCAAAGAATTCAATGGGCAGAACAGCAGTGGGAATCTTGAAAGAGAGGCATGACGACAGTGAAGGAATCATATCAATAATTTCACCACCAAAAGCAATGTCATGGCATAaaacaaatccaaaattactCGAATACTTATCAAAGAAGAGAGAGCAGACAATGGTGGTGATGACCCTGATCGCAACCATGGCCTTCCAGGCGGCCGTGAGCCCCCCGGGCGGGGTGTGGCAGGAAGACACGTCATCACACAGAGCCGGGGAAGCCGTGATTGCAACCACTCATCCCAAGATATACAAACACTTGGTACGAGCAAACACCACAGCTTTTGTCTCGTCTCTCATCACAATCTTCTTGGTCGCAGTTCCATTCCCGATTGGGCTGGGCGCTCTCTTTGTTTTCACCACATACGTGATGTGGGTGTCGATGGCGGCTATTGCGGTCAGCTACGGCGGTTCGGTGCTGGTCAGTGCGCCGAATACGCAGACGCGATCGCTTACCGGAATCGTTAATGTGGTCCTCGCTGTGTCGCTTGGCTTCTTCGGGATTAAGCTTGTGCGGAATATTGTGATGATGTGTTGTAGGAGACTCTTTGGTTCGAGGTTTGTTGATGATGATCTTACGTACCTTCGGGTTAGGGTGTTTCAGACTCTGAATTCCATTTTATGTGGTCTTCTTACACCTGAcccatga